In Desulfovibrio sp. UIB00, the following are encoded in one genomic region:
- a CDS encoding DNA-directed RNA polymerase subunit alpha C-terminal domain-containing protein: MNFMLKPRRKISILLRSWSKLKTRQVNMATPLRAFLMLRHATGIWDVEVHRDLEPLLNSWEQQSDGETTAIVHVGFFRSPSNTFDCCAQRFPGHVLLTGSAKYALPHGFEASSNPVDNIGDTPIFLATKGWGYRIDEVTGLGSAQPSQYFKEKWLQAFVDSNVCYVGPLLEAGITDDPSYMEHEHILEHSLRKLLGEFRLTYLIGDTKNDPCLFSNSAPPWLIEQTIHSLNLTVRILNVFQKNNITSISDLQKLTLNHLLNFSNFGWTSVRKLMDALLLALKRGPLVEISNGIQTFLEDTSLLSALPHGFEASSNPVDNIGDTPIFLATKGRGYRIDEVTGLGSAQPSQYFKEKWLQAFVDSNVCYVGPLLEAGITDDPSYMEHEHILEHSLRKLLGEFRLTYLIGDTKNDPCLFSNSAPPWLIEQTIQSLDVSDKILNVFQKNNITSISDLQKLTLNHLLNFSNFGWTSVRKLMDALLLALKRGPLVEISNGIQTFLEDTSLLSALQRTLSSLPTQQADVLKRRMGLNCSPQTLAEIGNSYGVTRERIRQIEAKALRRLLAVETWDDLLSSKLHKLLNGRDYPLPLLGVEAVDPWFEGIGDYPEVIRYLLNSITDGCISLISIDGIEYFSFMSSGKWGALQKEAVQLLISGVDQQWSEEFCKTIITALVPATALEFSNILWKKTSAHCAFSEKDGIRVLQMQGRGTETAVFSVLDESPTPLHYSQIADLASNLSNKPIDQRRALQAASNIGILFGRGTYGLPKHLKIEEEELDSLASDAESLVFDNDMERQWHCDELIELLHDTPTPVDKFHLDFALKRRGNLRNLGRMVWAIPGALSEANRLEVRETALTVIRAAGRPLSTVELRQRVCAIRGVSQYFQLIGADPLLRVGTSLWGLNDRDFTTKREYQPRLLSELVDLLQKRTTGIHISELRDMLVVEVQYSPDEIFGLYVLDPRLAVTQGQDKYIFLREWNEPRRESATEAAKNIMKMNVLKPVHVDVLASLVSKRIGRTVHSSFLYGALKAIDARLLSPCIWQYDGEKSTDEEM, from the coding sequence ATGAACTTTATGCTCAAGCCCAGACGAAAGATATCGATTTTGTTGCGCTCTTGGAGCAAGTTGAAAACAAGGCAAGTTAATATGGCAACTCCTCTTCGGGCTTTTTTGATGCTGCGCCATGCAACTGGAATATGGGATGTAGAAGTACACCGAGACCTTGAACCTCTTCTAAACTCGTGGGAGCAGCAGAGTGACGGAGAGACAACTGCTATAGTCCATGTAGGATTTTTCCGCTCACCATCAAATACATTTGACTGCTGTGCACAAAGATTTCCTGGTCATGTTTTGCTCACCGGATCTGCAAAATATGCACTTCCGCATGGCTTTGAAGCAAGTTCAAACCCGGTCGATAATATTGGAGATACCCCTATCTTTTTGGCGACTAAAGGGTGGGGATACAGGATTGATGAAGTTACTGGCTTAGGATCTGCTCAACCGAGTCAGTACTTTAAGGAAAAATGGCTACAGGCGTTTGTAGACTCCAATGTTTGTTATGTAGGCCCATTGCTCGAAGCTGGGATAACTGACGACCCATCATATATGGAGCATGAGCATATTCTTGAACATAGCCTGCGAAAATTACTAGGTGAATTTCGGTTAACATACTTGATTGGTGACACGAAAAATGATCCATGCCTTTTCTCCAACAGCGCTCCTCCTTGGTTGATAGAACAGACAATCCACTCATTGAACCTAACTGTTAGAATTTTAAATGTATTTCAAAAAAATAATATTACCTCTATCTCTGATTTACAAAAGTTAACGCTTAATCACTTGCTAAATTTTTCCAATTTTGGCTGGACTTCTGTAAGGAAGCTCATGGACGCTTTGCTTTTGGCGCTAAAGCGTGGCCCACTTGTTGAGATCAGCAACGGTATTCAAACTTTTCTTGAAGATACTTCCTTACTTTCTGCACTTCCGCATGGCTTTGAAGCAAGTTCAAACCCGGTCGATAATATTGGAGATACCCCTATCTTTTTGGCGACTAAAGGGCGGGGATACAGGATTGATGAAGTTACTGGCTTAGGATCTGCTCAACCGAGTCAGTACTTTAAGGAAAAATGGCTACAGGCGTTTGTAGACTCCAATGTTTGTTATGTAGGCCCATTGCTCGAAGCTGGGATAACTGACGACCCATCATATATGGAGCATGAGCATATTCTTGAACATAGCCTGCGAAAATTACTAGGTGAATTTCGGTTAACATACTTGATTGGTGACACGAAAAATGATCCATGCCTTTTCTCCAACAGCGCTCCTCCTTGGTTGATAGAACAGACAATCCAATCATTAGACGTATCAGACAAAATTTTAAATGTATTTCAAAAAAATAATATTACCTCTATCTCTGATTTACAAAAGTTAACGCTTAATCACTTGCTAAATTTTTCCAATTTTGGCTGGACTTCTGTAAGGAAGCTCATGGACGCTTTGCTTTTGGCGCTAAAGCGTGGCCCACTTGTTGAGATCAGCAACGGTATTCAAACTTTTCTTGAAGATACTTCCTTACTTTCTGCACTTCAGAGGACACTGTCTTCCCTCCCTACTCAGCAGGCGGACGTACTTAAACGGAGGATGGGATTAAATTGTTCACCTCAAACACTCGCTGAGATCGGCAACTCATATGGAGTTACACGAGAACGCATCCGTCAGATCGAAGCAAAAGCGCTAAGACGCCTGCTAGCAGTTGAGACATGGGACGACTTGTTGAGTAGCAAACTCCACAAACTGCTAAATGGTCGTGATTACCCTCTCCCTCTACTGGGTGTGGAGGCTGTTGACCCATGGTTTGAAGGAATCGGCGACTACCCTGAAGTCATCAGATATCTTTTAAATAGCATAACAGATGGATGTATTTCCCTTATTTCAATAGATGGCATTGAATATTTTTCCTTTATGTCGTCTGGCAAGTGGGGTGCCCTACAAAAAGAAGCCGTTCAACTGTTAATATCCGGAGTAGATCAACAATGGTCTGAAGAATTTTGCAAAACTATAATAACTGCGCTCGTTCCTGCAACTGCTTTAGAGTTCTCTAATATTTTATGGAAAAAGACTTCAGCACACTGTGCCTTTTCTGAAAAAGATGGAATAAGAGTTCTTCAAATGCAAGGGCGTGGTACTGAGACCGCGGTGTTTTCTGTTCTTGATGAAAGCCCAACCCCGTTGCACTATAGCCAAATTGCAGATCTTGCCTCCAATCTTTCAAACAAGCCAATTGACCAACGCCGAGCCCTTCAAGCAGCCAGTAATATTGGCATCCTTTTTGGTCGAGGTACATATGGATTACCCAAGCATTTAAAAATAGAGGAGGAAGAACTAGATTCTCTTGCTAGCGATGCAGAAAGTTTGGTTTTTGACAATGATATGGAAAGACAATGGCACTGCGATGAGCTTATAGAACTTCTTCACGATACCCCAACTCCTGTTGACAAATTTCACCTCGATTTTGCTCTAAAGAGGCGTGGCAATTTGCGCAATCTTGGCCGCATGGTATGGGCGATTCCTGGAGCCTTATCTGAAGCTAACCGCCTAGAAGTACGAGAAACAGCCCTCACCGTTATTCGTGCTGCAGGTCGACCGCTGTCAACTGTAGAACTCAGACAGCGAGTTTGTGCAATTCGTGGCGTTTCTCAATATTTTCAGTTGATAGGAGCAGACCCATTGCTAAGGGTTGGAACCTCCCTTTGGGGGTTAAACGACCGAGATTTTACGACAAAAAGGGAATATCAGCCAAGATTACTTAGCGAGCTTGTAGATTTATTACAAAAACGCACTACCGGTATTCATATTTCAGAACTAAGAGACATGCTAGTTGTTGAGGTGCAATATTCGCCTGATGAAATTTTTGGATTATATGTCCTAGATCCACGCCTTGCAGTAACACAAGGACAGGACAAGTATATTTTTCTACGTGAGTGGAATGAACCTCGTCGTGAATCGGCTACTGAAGCAGCAAAAAATATTATGAAAATGAATGTACTAAAACCTGTACATGTTGATGTTCTTGCGTCTTTAGTGAGCAAGCGGATCGGGCGTACTGTACACTCGTCATTTTTATATGGAGCACTAAAAGCGATAGATGCTCGCTTATTAAGCCCCTGCATATGGCAGTACGACGGCGAAAAATCAACAGATGAAGAAATGTAA